From the Glutamicibacter halophytocola genome, the window AGGTCGGCCAGGACTGGACCGACGAGGGCGGGGCAACTCCCGATGGCGCTGCCATCGACGGCACCGACGACTGAATACCCGCGAGCCCCATTGCCGCGACGCACGCCAGCCGGTGGCCACAGGCGGCCATGCTAGCGTTTTCCGGTAGTACTGCTGCTGCCGCATCTTCCAGGGGACCTTCACGCTATGGCCAATCAACCAGACCTCAGTGCTGTCTCCCTGCCTCAGATCGCAGCTGTGATCACCGTGGTCGACTACGGATCGTTCACCGCAGCCGCAGACATCCTCGGCATCTCGCAGCCCTCGCTCTCCCGCCGGATCCAGTCCCTCGAACAGGGCCTGGGCCTGCCAATTTTCCGGGCCGCGGGGCGCACCATGCAGTTGACCGAGGCCGGCCGCGCCATCGTGCCGGCGGCGCGCCGGATCCTCGACGAGCTGGCCTCGATCAACGCCCTGGGTGCTTCGACCAGGGAACTGAAAACCGGTTCCCTGCGCATCGCAGGCCTGCCGTCGCTCATTGGCAGTGTACTGCCGGAGTATGCAGGCAAATTCCATCAGAAGCATCCCGGCGTGCATTTGGAAATCCTCAGCGTCCAGGACCACGATGAACTGGTGGAGGCGATTCGCCTGGGCAGCGCCGACGCGGCCTTCGGTGTCAGCCACGCAGTCCCCGCAGACCTGGAAACCCAACTGGTCTGCCACCAGGAATTCTCGGCAGTGCTCCCCGCAGGCCTGGACGGCGCCAACGAGCTCAACGCGCAGCTGCTAAGTAATTTGACCTTGGTCAGCCTGCCCCAGCCCACCTCCATCCGCAAGGTGACCGATGAGGTTTACCGTTCGCTTGGCTGCACCCCGCCGCGGGTCATCACCACGGTGCAGCGCGATGCCCTGGTGCCGCTGAGCATTGCCAGCGGCGGGATCACCATGATCCCCCGCACCATGGCCAGCACGGCGGAAGTCTATGGCGGAAAGCAGTTGCCGCTGCCAGCTGGAACCGGCCGGGCCATCGGCGTGATCTACCGGCGCGACCCGTTCCAGAATCCTGCGCTGGCAGAGTTCTTGCACTTCTTGTGAGCCATTGCACCGGCACGGGGGTATCCGCGCAGTGATGGGCCTGCGCGACCTGCCATAGCTTCGATGCATGGATCCGATCGCCAAATCTATTGGCGCAGTGCATGGCTCTCGTGATCGTCTGGAGGTTGACCCATGACCAGATGAAGAACGCAGGAGGCCCCTAGATGACCGAGCTTCGAATCCGACCTCACCGCCGGCGCATCACGCTTCTGCTCGTCTTTGCACTGGTCATTGCCCTGGTTGTCGCCGCAAGCGGGCTCTGGTTCAAGCTGCAGGGCAACATCTCCACAGCATCCATGCGCAGCGCCGAATCCGCCGCTCCCGACTCCAGCCACGGGCTCAATCTGCTGCTGCTTGGCTCTGACACCCGCGACCTTGAAGCCTCCGGATTCGGCAAGGGCAGCGGTGCCCGCAGCGACTCCATGGTGCTGGTCCACGTGGCCGCAGGCAACAAGCGCATCGACGCGGTGCAGATTCCGCGTGACACCCTGGTTGACATGCCAGCCTGCGATGACACCGGGCATGGGTCCTTTTCCGGCGGCGTGGCAATGATCAACTCGGCGCTGAATTACGGCCCGGCCTGCTCGGTGGCCGCCGTTGAGTCGCTGACCGGGGTGCAGCTGAACCACTTCATCGAGATCAATTTCGAAGGCTTCATCTCCATTGTCGATGCCCTGGGCGGAGTCGATGTCTGCCTGCCGCAGCCCATGAAGGACCCCAAGGCCAAGCTCGACCTGCCAGCTGGCGACCAGAAGGTTAATGGCACCGATGCCCTGGCTCTGGCCCGGACCCGCCACGCGGTGGGCGATGGCAGCGACATCGCCCGGCTGGGCCACCAGCAAATGGTCATGTCTGCGATCGTCCAGCAGGCGACCAGCCGTGAAACGCTGGCCCGTCCGGATCGGTTGTACTCGTTCCTGGACGCTGCGACCTCGTCCCTGACGGTCGACCCCGGCTTGAGCTCGCTCTCGGATCTCACGGCCCTGGCAGCCCGGGCCCAAGCGGTCCCTTCCGATGACATCACCTTCATGACCATGCCCTGGTCGCCGGCACCGCAGAACCGCAATCGCGTAGTCCCCTCCGCAGACGCAGAATCACTTTTTGCCAGCCTCCGGGAAGACTCGCCGGTCGCCCTCGCAGGCACAAAGTCCGGCAAGAAATCCGATGCTGATGCCGCGTCGGAAATTAATGACCGTGCGGCAGCCGTGCACATCACCAATGCTGCCCGGGTCGCGAATCTCGCCGGCGACTACGCCAAGAAGGCCAGCGAACAAGGGTTCACGGTGTCCGGTGTCGGCAATGCCGCCAGCGTGCAGGGCGCTACCACCTTGCTGGCAGCCGACACCGACCAGGCGCAGCAAACCGCCGTGGCCCTGGCCAAGGACTTGAATCTGGATCTCAAGCCGGAAACCGCCGCCATCGACGGAGTCCAGCTGCACCTGGGCCAGGACTACCAGAGCGTAGAGAAACCGGAAAAGTCACCGGTGAAAACCACCAATCGCAAAGCCAGCCAAAGCCTGTGCGGCTAACCGTTCGGTTCTAGAACTCCGCGTCCAAGTTCTCGTTGATTTCCTCGATGCTGAACACCGCAGGGTCGAAATCCTCGCCCGGAACCGCGGCGAATTCTTCAGGGAGCACGTCCTCCATCATGGTCAATGGCTGGTCATTCTTCAGCTCCTCGACCATCTCATTCCAGCGCCACGGTCCGCCAGTGTCTTCCAGCGGGCCCATCCGGCGTCCGCCGATGCACCTCGGCAGCTGGCCGTCATCGGACTTGAGAACGTCCTCGACCTCGATACCGATCCGCCAATCATCGCCAAAGTCGTAAGCGTAGGCCAGGCGGTCCTTGGGCTGTTTGAAGAGCTTGGAGAGCAGCACCGTCGACTCGTCGATATCGCTCTTCATATATGGGTTCTGCGGACCGTAGCTGACCTTGTAGTTCTTCCCGTAGAACTGGTGCAGGTGCGAATCGGACCAGTCGAAGCTGATCTGGATAATGTCGTGCAGATCGCCAAGGTTCAAGTCAGCGGGCACCATAACGCGGCGCCAGATCGGCGGCTTGGCTTCGCGCAGGGTGAGCTTCAGCTGCAGCACCTTGCCCTTATACGGTTCAGTGCGCTTCAGGCGCTTGGGCTCCTCTTCCTCGTCAAGCGAGAATCCGAAGGGA encodes:
- a CDS encoding LysR family transcriptional regulator — its product is MANQPDLSAVSLPQIAAVITVVDYGSFTAAADILGISQPSLSRRIQSLEQGLGLPIFRAAGRTMQLTEAGRAIVPAARRILDELASINALGASTRELKTGSLRIAGLPSLIGSVLPEYAGKFHQKHPGVHLEILSVQDHDELVEAIRLGSADAAFGVSHAVPADLETQLVCHQEFSAVLPAGLDGANELNAQLLSNLTLVSLPQPTSIRKVTDEVYRSLGCTPPRVITTVQRDALVPLSIASGGITMIPRTMASTAEVYGGKQLPLPAGTGRAIGVIYRRDPFQNPALAEFLHFL
- a CDS encoding LCP family protein, translating into MTELRIRPHRRRITLLLVFALVIALVVAASGLWFKLQGNISTASMRSAESAAPDSSHGLNLLLLGSDTRDLEASGFGKGSGARSDSMVLVHVAAGNKRIDAVQIPRDTLVDMPACDDTGHGSFSGGVAMINSALNYGPACSVAAVESLTGVQLNHFIEINFEGFISIVDALGGVDVCLPQPMKDPKAKLDLPAGDQKVNGTDALALARTRHAVGDGSDIARLGHQQMVMSAIVQQATSRETLARPDRLYSFLDAATSSLTVDPGLSSLSDLTALAARAQAVPSDDITFMTMPWSPAPQNRNRVVPSADAESLFASLREDSPVALAGTKSGKKSDADAASEINDRAAAVHITNAARVANLAGDYAKKASEQGFTVSGVGNAASVQGATTLLAADTDQAQQTAVALAKDLNLDLKPETAAIDGVQLHLGQDYQSVEKPEKSPVKTTNRKASQSLCG